The window tgataatttagaaatcatcaaaaaatatgtcttacgttaaataaatgttaaaagtaaaaaaaaatattttaatgcgttTTAATAGTTATTAGTAGTAGGCGAAATATTTTGGTCATAATACAAATTAATCTTCCTCTAGATATCTCTAGtaatttaagttataaaatttttaagaaaaccgTTATTGGACAGGTTATAGACATTCTAGCTTGGTGACATTGTAGAGCTTTAAGTGCTGCCTGACTATCAACATAAATTGTTAACACGGGTCCCCTAATAATGTGTGTCTTTGCAAGATCTTCGCTACATTCGTCCGGAAGTCTATAGGACACTCTTATGTAATCATCAACCAGATAAACTTCGGCCCCTGTACCATATTCCATCTTGAATCCGTCAGTTAAGGTTGCGCACTCCTCATCCCTACTAGTAATCACTATTGAAAGTGTTATTCCTAAGTCGAAGGTCTTAACCAAATTCCTCAATTCATCCTCATTTCCTGACTTATATGTAGACTTACATATTACAGTATTCTCGAGTGGCCTACCCGCTTTGGTCTTATTATAGCTGATTCGTTAAGTAGTAGTTGAAGTTGGTTGTTCTACGCTCGAGTTGTTTTTCTAAACTTATTCGTTTCCTCAATAGAAATCGATATTCAAACAAAGTTGCCACACCtacgaaaaaaaatctttcatctTTAAGTTGAAAATCATGCTCAGATATCTCAacaatagggttctatagttgaaacgaaaagtcgacttttcgacatttttcatttagttaaaagtcgacttttcgactttttgcattttatgaaaagtcgatttttcgacttttcgattttttgcattttatgaaaaatcgatttttcgacttttcgattttttgcattttatgaaaaatcgatttttcgactttttgcattttatgaaaagtctatttttcgactttttgcattttatgaaaagtctatttttcgacttttttcatttaattaaaagtcgacttttcgactataagtattttataaatagtcgacttttcgactttttccgacttttaaattttttcgactttttgaataaatttgacctctttcgattttttccgactattttttgacttttttcgagttttccaatttttgtggagtttttaacttttttccacttttttaaaattttcgactatttttgacttgtttctacaatttttgacttttcgactttttggaacaaaatagtcgacttcgacttttttcgacaaaaagtcgattgctcgattattcgaaagtcgatttatagaatcatatagagaaaaatttgttgacaaaaaagagattttctaaaagaggggtTATAAGGGGGAAggttaaatatgggcctatccttataaattttggtggAGAATTTTATGTCTACATTCAAGTTATTAATGCAGAATTAAATCgtgatattagtgtttataaatgaattttgacctttaagtcattttcaaaAGGGGACCGGTACGGGTGCTAGGATCAAACAATGGACGATGATTACGAATACCTAAAGTATCAATTAGACTCATatcaaaatacattttgtattaaGACTAGGCGAAATAATAGGTCAATTTAAATGCTTCGTCCTTATgagcgcacaaggtttacatagacacacAAATGGTCTAGCGTACGGATATAACTCACATAATTCGGAGCCAATTAGTATGCTTCGAGGGGGATGTAGGACCAATACTCTCCGCATTATCgagatgtagggtataataacttTAAGCCcggaataaataaaactaatactttttataattttgtttttctttatttaaataaatgcagttgtttttttttttgtctttaatgaattttgtatacatttgcgaatcaatataataattaaataattacaaaaagtaaatgtgtatttaatgaaattttgttgttgattttttccattatttttcgTAACTTTAAATAGAAGagaaaagataaaattaatcaaaattatcTCCAACAACAAAGATGAATTTCGTATAacaaataatgatttaaaaaaacaataacagaattttttataaataaacgattttctttaaaatttaagcttaaaaagtaatttttgtttttcccatttttctataaaataaacataattttttgtttgataacAATTAACCATAGAtcaataatagaaaaaagttaaaaagagaGTGAGAAGAGTTGGTGGAGTGGACAAGGCCAAAATAATATCATATACTTTACAGACGAAGACCAGGATTACGTGAGCGAACAAAGTTCAAAAGTTCATCGGAATCTTCGCATACAAATGGTTTGAGATGATGACAGGCAACATCATGCCATTTGACACCATCATTGTAAAAGTTATTGAGTATGGAGAGACAAGATTCATCATTACCCTGGGCTGCTTCACGGTTATCGGGTTGAGGTTGATTGTAGCCACCGGTGTGAGACCAATCGCCAGTGTTGCGCTGAGAGGTGGGACCAATTTTAGCACCTGAACCAGACCAGAACCAACCGTTCTCATTGGGAGGTTGTAAATCGGGACGATCACAGCCAGCGAAATTACACTTGCGACCAGAAGTCCAAATATAACGTACATTACCACGAGCAATGCGTTgcttaacaaattcattttcttgGGGAGTCTCAAGCGAAACGGCATCCATACAATGGCGACGACAAATGTTACGGGCATCCAACCAATCGACTTCTAAACTGCGAGTGGGAGCATGTTCCCAACTGAAGAAGTATGAGTGAGAAACACCTCGAGCATCACGATAGGAGGCATGTCGAACACCTAaagacattaaaatttaaataattttaattaaaatctttaattaatttaaaaatttctgccACTCTACCACTTACGATTAGCACAACTTCTGGGATCAGGTAACGCTAAACGTCTTTGAGCCAAAGTAACGGTGGCACCCAAAGCCAGCAACAACATGGTACGTAGCACCGACatgtttgttaatttgttttcttttaaataaactaaaattagaacaaaattaaaaaaacaaaattagttaaatataaaaacaacaactattacgtttgaaatttcgaaataaaatgaaaaatattttcaatattttttgcaatacaACTGAAGCCCTTCTTTCTAACAACAGGTGGAGTtggatgttgttgttattatt of the Lucilia cuprina isolate Lc7/37 chromosome 2, ASM2204524v1, whole genome shotgun sequence genome contains:
- the LOC111680624 gene encoding uncharacterized protein LOC111680624, whose translation is MSVLRTMLLLALGATVTLAQRRLALPDPRSCANRVRHASYRDARGVSHSYFFSWEHAPTRSLEVDWLDARNICRRHCMDAVSLETPQENEFVKQRIARGNVRYIWTSGRKCNFAGCDRPDLQPPNENGWFWSGSGAKIGPTSQRNTGDWSHTGGYNQPQPDNREAAQGNDESCLSILNNFYNDGVKWHDVACHHLKPFVCEDSDELLNFVRSRNPGLRL